The following are from one region of the Lytechinus pictus isolate F3 Inbred chromosome 4, Lp3.0, whole genome shotgun sequence genome:
- the LOC129259055 gene encoding uncharacterized protein LOC129259055 — protein sequence MFTRRQKIKYVVLFFIVLGFCNYITEWLTSDRETHGKRKAVGEASDILHDHVGDINHLVGARALLNGSYQSIQEQQGGTVKPNVRSSKEIKPVVSSANLTYVGDIYCQENSRVIALVSTLPQSTELRQAIRETWGKVNENRDLAMQVVFVTGNPIHKAGEEHRNGQLLEEMRTRGDLLQGDFIYDIQPKTTLPVMHGLSWILDNCKYFQYVIVVNEQTAVIPKKLFERLDYCEKNGVSDSRTWMGKIVSHSKVQRLENGLFYVSHEQYAEEFFPPFCTDENGHVITKTVAKQFLESAVKRSSVVPIADVFISIISKERNWTLVEDDMFTRNHLRMDNICASQSTVTMHIPKEPTELIAAWKKLGNKTMLKECVDPDLDLVLPSNVDNRPYLDRILSYKFTNPHVCYDREGKPLDIFMIVLISTPPNHSEVRKAIRETWCGQQEVLGETIRCVFILGEMSSETDELRYQLRQEDIKYGDLVRASFQESFQNLTLKVVLGLKWISENCRHTKYFYKGDEDMFVNFNNIISYIKGLESQNRGETLTKFFVGSRMYSSIRFSPNIPEHKGYKRYHVPDKMYFGHFYPPYCSGGGYVLSAETVPDLYQESLRTSLINVDDAFQGILTKRLGYGPIGNSGFKNWGGKTDTCSLRDKNTMTIHGIGKDAKNLYNVWNTYNAEANCTDFGI from the coding sequence ATGTTTACCAGGAGGCAGAAGATCAAGTATGTCGTCTTGTTTTTTATCGTTCTTGGATTTTGTAACTATATAACTGAGTGGTTAACTTCTGATAGGGAAACTCATGGAAAGCGCAAAGCCGTTGGAGAGGCGAGTGATATTTTGCATGATCATGTTGGTGATATCAACCATCTGGTTGGGGCACGAGCTCTCCTGAATGGATCGTATCAGAGCATCCAAGAGCAACAAGGGGGAACGGTCAAACCGAACGTCAGAAGTTCAAAAGAGATCAAACCGGTGGTTTCCAGTGCGAACCTCACCTATGTTGGTGACATCTATTGCCAGGAGAACTCAAGGGTAATCGCTTTGGTGTCCACGTTGCCCCAGAGTACAGAGCTTCGGCAAGCAATTCGGGAGACATGGGGTAAGGTTAATGAGAACAGAGATTTGGCCATGCAAGTTGTATTCGTCACCGGAAACCCCATTCATAAAGCCGGAGAAGAACATAGAAATGGGCAGCTGTTGGAAGAAATGAGAACTAGAGGAGATCTTCTGCAGGGTGATTTTATCTACGACATTCAACCTAAGACGACCTTACCAGTGATGCATGGATTATCCTGGATTTTAgataattgcaaatatttccaGTATGTCATCGTGGTCAACGAACAAACTGCCGTTATACCAAAGAAACTTTTCGAACGCCTTGATTACTGCGAAAAGAATGGCGTCTCAGATTCCCGGACGTGGATGGGCAAGATAGTATCACACTCCAAGGTTCAGAGATTAGAGAATGGGTTGTTCTATGTCTCACATGAGCAGTATGCCGAGGAGTTCTTCCCTCCATTCTGCACAGATGAGAATGGGCACGTCATCACGAAGACAGTTGCGAAGCAATTCCTGGAGAGCGCGGTGAAACGTTCTTCGGTTGTCCCAATCGCCGATGTTTTCATCTCGATTATTTCAAAAGAGAGAAACTGGACTTTGGTGGAGGACGATATGTTTACGAGGAATCATCTGCGAATGGACAACATATGCGCGTCGCAATCCACAGTGACGATGCATATTCCAAAAGAACCTACGGAATTGATTGCAGCCTGGAAGAAACTTGGAAACAAGACAATGCTGAAGGAATGCGTGGATCCCGATCTCGATCTTGTATTACCCTCCAATGTGGACAATCGTCCTTACCTTGACCGAATCCTCTCCTACAAGTTCACAAATCCACACGTGTGTTACGACAGAGAAGGCAAGCCATTGGATATATTTATGATCGTGTTGATCAGCACGCCGCCAAATCACAGTGAAGTGAGAAAAGCCATCAGGGAAACTTGGTGTGGGCAGCAGGAAGTGTTGGGAGAGACAATCCGATGTGTCTTCATCTTGGGCGAGATGTCTTCTGAAACGGACGAACTAAGATATCAATTGCGCCAGGAGGACATCAAGTACGGAGATCTAGTTCGGGCTAGTTTCCAAGAATCATTTCAGAACCTCACCCTGAAAGTAGTTCTTGGTTTAAAGTGGATATCGGAAAACTGCAGACACACAAAATACTTTTACAAGGGGGACGAAGACATGTTTGTTAACTTCAACAATATCATCTCTTACATAAAAGGGTTAGAAAGTCAAAATCGCGGTGAAACTCTGACAAAGTTTTTCGTTGGGTCCCGCATGTACAGTAGTATAAGGTTTTCTCCCAATATACCTGAACATAAAGGATACAAGAGATACCATGTTCcagataaaatgtattttggaCACTTCTATCCTCCCTATTGCAGTGGGGGTGGGTATGTTCTGTCAGCTGAAACAGTACCCGATCTTTACCAGGAATCACTGAGGACATCATTGATCAATGTTGATGATGCCTTCCAGGGAATTCTCACCAAAAGGTTGGGTTATGGCCCCATTGGAAACAGTGGATTTAAGAACTGGGGAGGGAAGACTGACACGTGTTCGCTTAGGGACAAAAACACCATGACCATTCATGGTATCGGAAAAGACGCTAAGAACCTTTACAATGTCTGGAATACCTATAATGCTGAAGCTAACTGCACCGACTTTGGTATctaa
- the LOC129259591 gene encoding glycoprotein 3-alpha-L-fucosyltransferase A-like — MSFRFRESHLYGSYGYYDTVNPSIALNDTRNWADGRKRKVAWLASNCGNSPFLHWNRTGFVRELSKLVDVGMYGKCGEAGACPSRFQQVNGKDYLSSCNDFLRQFKFYLALENCACRDYMSEKFWNHAYNLDLVPIVFGPSRADYEAVAPPNSFIHVEDFETLQDLADYINLLDRNDHLYNKFFEWKKYGSVVVSREQWLFEPKNMCQVVRRLLADEKAEREGIQTPSLPDLTEWWTNSCRQSIPEFPIKMQRQ; from the coding sequence ATGTCCTTCCGCTTCAGGGAGTCACATCTCTATGGTAGCTACGGATACTACGATACTGTCAATCCCTCGATTGCTTTGAACGATACGCGAAATTGGGCAGATGGTCGGAAAAGGAAAGTGGCCTGGTTGGCTTCCAACTGTGGGAACAGCCCGTTCCTCCACTGGAACAGAACAGGGTTCGTCAGAGAACTCTCCAAACTTGTGGATGTCGGCATGTACGGAAAGTGCGGCGAAGCAGGTGCCTGTCCCTCACGGTTTCAACAGGTAAACGGAAAGGACTATTTGTCCTCTTGTAACGATTTCCTTCGGCAGTTCAAGTTCTACCTCGCCCTTGAGAACTGCGCCTGTCGGGACTACATGAGCGAAAAATTCTGGAACCATGCCTACAACCTGGATTTGGTCCCCATTGTGTTTGGACCAAGCCGCGCAGACTACGAGGCGGTAGCTCCACCGAATTCATTCATCCATGTCGAGGACTTTGAAACGCTCCAGGACCTGGCCGACTATATCAACCTTTTGGACAGAAATGACCATCTCTATAACAAGTTCTTTGAATGGAAGAAATATGGGTCTGTAGTCGTCAGTAGAGAACAGTGGCTCTTTGAGCCTAAGAATATGTGTCAAGTCGTCAGGAGACTGTTAGCTGACGAGAAGGCAGAAAGGGAGGGTATCCAGACGCCTTCCCTTCCCGACTTAACAGAGTGGTGGACAAATTCCTGTCGCCAAAGCATTCCAGAATTTCCAATTAAGATGCAGAGACAATAG